The genomic DNA CCAGCTGGGGACAGGGATTGGTTAGATCAAGaagaatttttttccttcctaccctccccccatcccctgctttAAGCATAGagcatgagattttcaaagaagactaagggaattaggcaccgatatgcccactgaaagtcagtggaagctgAGTACCTAGGCCCTTTGCAAATCCCAGAGTTCCAACCAAGAATCAGTTGAGCAtcccctttctcccccatccccgAGTTCATCTCCCTGGAACAGTGATGATCTCCCCCCATACCTCTTGTGGCTGACGAGAAGCAGGACGGAGCCATTCTGGATTTTGGCCTCCTTGACAGTCTCCTCCTCCCCAAGCTGCCTGGCGTTGTAGTAAAAAGTCTTCTTCCAGGATGTGATGCCCTCTCGCACCAGGTGAGCCCGCAGGTCCATCACCTTGTCTGTGGGCTTGAcagtgaggggcatcagcaggTCCTCATCGGCCAGGTGCACCTTGATGTGGTACCTCTTCCAGCGGGAAAGGCTCCTTCGCAGGGTCTCCATCCTCTCGGGCCTGGCAGGCTGGCCAGCGCAGCACTGAGGGGCATCCAGGTGTGTTGGTGAAGGCAGAGACGTGGCGCCGAATGAGCTTCCTGCAGTGAACACCCTACACCTCTTGCCAAACCTGTTCCTCCCAGCTGCTACACTGTGTGCTTTCACATTCCAGG from Lepidochelys kempii isolate rLepKem1 chromosome 25, rLepKem1.hap2, whole genome shotgun sequence includes the following:
- the TINCR gene encoding TINCR ubiquitin domain containing, with translation METLRRSLSRWKRYHIKVHLADEDLLMPLTVKPTDKVMDLRAHLVREGITSWKKTFYYNARQLGEEETVKEAKIQNGSVLLLVSHKR